In Methanotorris formicicus Mc-S-70, the sequence AGGATTCTCGTAATCACACTGTCAGTAATTGAAGTATATTTATTTTTAGATTCAAATTTCTTTTAAGGGAAATTTACATATCAACCTTGAATTTCCCTTAATAAAAACTTGAAAGTTCAAAATTGGGAGTAAGAGTTTTTAATGCATTTTTTACAATGGCTTTATATCCACATACTAACATCTGGAAGTATAACAATGATAATGATAACCAAATACTACAACATTATAGAGAGAATTAATCCTTAGCCAAATACTTTTTATCAAACTTAACAGCCCAAAGATAAAACATAAGGGTAATTCCAAAAATAAAAATTGCTAAGCCAATAAACCCAATGTAAAAGTTGTTAATCCCCATAAACACCAACCCCTTCTTTTTACTTACTTATAAACTATATCAGTTATTGGATATAATCTTATTATTCCAACGGGATTAAAGCAACAATATGTCCATTTCATAATGTAATCTTTTTAAATTATAGTGTTTTTCATAACTTTTTGGAAAGAGGTATATAACGCTTATTAGCAAATAATATCGATAAAAAATTTAAAAGAGGTTGTATGCTATAGTCATGAGAAAGAAAATTGATGAACCAGAACGATTGAAGAGATTTATCGAGAACAAACATATCAAAAGTGAGGAGTTTAGGGCATTAGTATTATTGTTAGTTGATAAATATAAAGATGTCGATGAAGTTTCGAAGATTACAGGCGTTCCATCAAACACCATATACAATTGGATTAACGAATGGAATGAAAAAAGAAAATTCTTTAACGCCAAATAACGGAAAAAACGGAGGAAGACCGAAAAAATTATCTAACGAGGAAATAAACAATCTTAAATCGATTTTATCAGCAAAGATTATTGGAGAACAGAAGAAATCTATGAAATAATAAAAAAGGAATTTGGAAAAGACATTTCAATCCCTACAATACATCGATATATGAGAAGGTTAGGTTATTCCCTAAAAAAACCCATACTATCGACTATCGAAGACCTGAAAACGCAGAAGAGATATTTATCGAAAATCTTAAAAATGTGGCTGGTAAAATCGTATCAAAAGGTATTTCATTAGAAAACATAGCGATTGGATTTCTTGATGAAACATATATTCAAACAAATCCTAATACGGTTAGATTTTGACTAAACTCAAAAAATTCGTTAAAAAAGTGAATAGTGATAAAACGAGAAAAAGTTTACTCGGATTTTATGCGTTAATAGGAAACGATGTATGCATTGAAATGGAAAATTCGAAAAAACAAGAAATCTACAAAGCCATAAAGAAAATAAGAAAAGCAAATTCTGAATACGATGCAGTTATTGTTGTTTTGGATAACCTCCCATCTCACAAATCGAA encodes:
- a CDS encoding helix-turn-helix domain-containing protein: MRKKIDEPERLKRFIENKHIKSEEFRALVLLLVDKYKDVDEVSKITGVPSNTIYNWINEWNEKRKFFNAK
- a CDS encoding helix-turn-helix domain-containing protein, translated to MSKDYWRTEEIYEIIKKEFGKDISIPTIHRYMRRLGYSLKKPILSTIEDLKTQKRYLSKILKMWLVKSYQKVFH